The proteins below come from a single Stigmatella erecta genomic window:
- a CDS encoding COX15/CtaA family protein, with translation MNVPASSRRFQVFSYAVLAYTLAVVLWGAFVRATGSGAGCGDHWPQCNGVVVPRAPTVATLIEYTHRVTSGLALVLALVMCVWGLRAHAKGHPVRLASVLSLVFMLTEAAVGAGIVLLKYVADNPSIARAYWMAIHLINTFLLVGAQALTAWWAGGRSRWVLRGQGLAGALAGGALAGLLLLGVTGAIAALGDTLFPATSFTEGLRQDMSETAHILLRLRVLHPLLAVGLGALLVAVGNVLARLRPSADVRRSATQLTVLYAVQLGAGLTNLVLLAPVWMQLVHLLLADLVWIALLRLCVAALAEDAPRAALRPDALAAQ, from the coding sequence ATGAACGTCCCCGCTTCGTCCCGCCGCTTCCAGGTCTTCAGCTACGCCGTCCTCGCCTACACACTGGCCGTGGTGCTGTGGGGCGCCTTCGTGCGCGCCACGGGCTCGGGGGCGGGCTGCGGGGACCACTGGCCCCAGTGCAACGGGGTGGTGGTGCCGCGCGCGCCCACCGTGGCCACGCTCATCGAGTACACGCACCGGGTGACGAGCGGGCTGGCGCTGGTGCTGGCCTTGGTGATGTGCGTCTGGGGCCTGCGCGCCCACGCCAAGGGGCACCCGGTGCGCCTGGCCTCGGTGCTCTCGCTCGTCTTCATGCTGACGGAGGCGGCCGTCGGCGCGGGCATCGTCCTCTTGAAGTACGTGGCGGACAACCCGTCCATCGCGCGCGCGTACTGGATGGCCATTCACCTCATCAACACGTTCCTGCTCGTGGGTGCCCAGGCGCTCACCGCGTGGTGGGCCGGCGGGCGCTCGCGCTGGGTGCTGCGCGGCCAGGGGCTCGCCGGCGCGCTCGCGGGCGGGGCCCTGGCCGGGCTGCTGCTGCTGGGGGTGACGGGGGCCATCGCCGCGCTGGGGGACACGCTCTTTCCGGCCACGAGCTTCACGGAGGGCTTGCGGCAGGACATGTCCGAGACGGCGCACATCCTGCTGAGGCTGCGCGTGCTGCACCCGCTGCTGGCGGTGGGGCTGGGCGCGCTGCTGGTGGCGGTGGGCAACGTGCTGGCCCGGCTGCGGCCCTCGGCGGACGTGCGGCGCTCGGCCACGCAGCTCACCGTGCTGTACGCGGTGCAGCTGGGCGCGGGGCTCACCAACCTGGTGCTGCTCGCCCCGGTGTGGATGCAGCTCGTCCACCTGCTGCTGGCGGACCTGGTGTGGATTGCCCTGCTGCGGCTGTGCGTGGCGGCGCTCGCGGAGGACGCGCCCCGCGCCGCCCTGCGCCCGGACGCCCTGGCAGCGCAGTGA